TGTTTCCAGGGGTCGAGACCGCTGCCGTCACTTTGTCATCAACCAAAACAAAACGGGCCAGTTCATTGTGACGGGGGACACGGAGATGCACGACAGCCTGACCAGCCTGGTGGAGTACTACCAGCAGAGCCCCATCGAGCCCTTCGGAGAGTACCTCACCTGCTCCTGCTTTCAGGTGAGCACTCTTCACCGAGCGCTGATCAAACCACAATCTGAGTTTGTTCAGAGTATACAAACCATAAATGTAGGACAGgtggattatgtgtgtgtgcgtgatagaACCTGATTTGTGTATGCATTTTAGGTGAAGAGATTCTTATCATTCTAATGGgttcatatgtatgtgtatgtgtgtgtgtgtgttatcaaaaCAGTCCTCCAGTGAGGAGCTGTATGATGTGATCCAGTTCGACTCGAAGAAGAAGACGGGGGTGAGTGTGCAGGCCATGAAGAGCATGTGGGATCAGCGCAGTCTGGGGTCATGTGATGGGGAGAGCCTGCCCGCCATACCTCCGAAGAGCAATCGCAGAGAGAGACCTCAGCCTGCCTCACAGGTCAGACACACGTCCACACAGCCCTTTATATGGACGCGTCATTTTCATATTGGCCTTGTGCCAATTACCGTGCACTAACCAAATACTAGTAAAATCATACAACTTTGGACATGAATATTGAAATTGttgatattgttttatttgataaggcaaaacatttcacacacgCCACACTGCCACCTCAAAAGAGTATTATTCTGCTTTATCCCTTCTGAGTCTGATCAAGTTGTATTTTTAATCAGGCTTTGCCTCCAGTGCCCAGAAGAGGCCTCCCCTCAAAGACGGCGTCTCTGGAGGACCCCAGCCCGTCTCAGGAGCGGAGCAGGGTCCTGTACGCTCGCCTGGAGCAGCCGCGAGCCACCGAGAGAGAGCAGCCGCCCCCCCGCACGCGTCGCGGCTCACACTCGCAGAGGTCGCCGCCGGGGCCCCTGGAGGACGAGCGCCGAGCGGGGACCCCTCACAGGGGCGCGTGGGCCAACAACAGCCCCTCGTCCGGCcccgccaccgctgctgctgccgccgggCCCGGCGTCGTGTACACGGAGCTCAGCCTCATGGAGTGCCGCAGCCGGTCGATGCCGCTGCTGGACGAGGCGGGAGCGGATAGGCACTCCTACCGGCTGGGCGTGCCGCCATCTACCAGCCCGCCCGGCGTGTCCCCGGGTCAGCCGCGTCGTGCCGGGCACACCCTCTCGCTCCTGGACACGAGGCCCGCGGGCCGGCCGCTGCCCAGCAGCAACAGCCTGGAGAAGCTGAACGGACCTCTGTACCACCTGGCCGGGAGACCTCCGAGCGGCGGGGGCAGTCACAGGATGGCAGAGCTGGACGACGGGGCGCAGGAGAGCGATATGTACGCAGAGGTGCCCCACGAGTCCACGCGACGCTTCATGGACAACACGTACGAGCAGATCCCT
This sequence is a window from Sardina pilchardus chromosome 10, fSarPil1.1, whole genome shotgun sequence. Protein-coding genes within it:
- the sh2d7 gene encoding SH2 domain-containing protein 7, which produces MRLRSKHSQQSSPTDTPWYFGIGSRQLKTGSPHSCLPVKRSMNPVWPKAHRFHTRLMFRLKDRMKMEKGRGAEGEVAGAEGTLRELALKWFTETQAPLILHEGNFPAWFQGFITRKDAEDHLRDKELGCFLIRLSDKAVGYILSYKGRDRCRHFVINQNKTGQFIVTGDTEMHDSLTSLVEYYQQSPIEPFGEYLTCSCFQSSSEELYDVIQFDSKKKTGVSVQAMKSMWDQRSLGSCDGESLPAIPPKSNRRERPQPASQALPPVPRRGLPSKTASLEDPSPSQERSRVLYARLEQPRATEREQPPPRTRRGSHSQRSPPGPLEDERRAGTPHRGAWANNSPSSGPATAAAAAGPGVVYTELSLMECRSRSMPLLDEAGADRHSYRLGVPPSTSPPGVSPGQPRRAGHTLSLLDTRPAGRPLPSSNSLEKLNGPLYHLAGRPPSGGGSHRMAELDDGAQESDMYAEVPHESTRRFMDNTYEQIPDHKAQAWAEDQRTQGNTYECLEDIRAKQPNAASKGDKWRWPFPDHWKKQ